From the genome of Deinococcus sp. JMULE3, one region includes:
- the carB gene encoding carbamoyl-phosphate synthase large subunit, producing MPKRTDLQTILILGSGPIQIGQAAEFDYSGTQALKALKKEGYRVVLVNSNPATIMTDPDLADATYLEPLTPEFVRRVIEKERPDALLPTLGGQTALNLAMDLNANGTLEEFGVELIGANAAAIRKGEDREEFQAAMKKIGVETARGQMVHSMEEAVEYQKQIGLPIVIRPSFTLGGTGGGIAHTYEEFLAITEGGLRDSPVTSVLLEESILGWKEYELEVMRDHADTVVIITSIENFDPMGVHTGDSITVAPAQTLSDVEYQRLRDQSLAIIREIGVDTGGSNIQFAVNPKDGRVIVIEMNPRVSRSSALASKATGFPIAKIAALLAVGYHLDELKNDITLSTPASFEPSIDYVVTKIPRFAFEKFPGTPDALGTQMRSVGEVMAIGRTFKESLQKAMRSIESDVRGAFAAMSIEDLRGLLYGNPRRLEAVLELLRRGETTEALFDATKIDPWFLSQLKEIIDAETEITQLGPIGEWKYEIWREVKRLGFSDARIGEIVGLSELDVRALRKEAKATPVYKTVDTCAAEFEAFTPYHYSTYEWEDEVRSTDKPKVVILGSGPNRIGQGVEFDYATVHAVWALQEAGYETIMVNSNPETVSTDYDTADRLYFEPLTFEDVMNIVEHEKPVGVIVQLGGQTPLKLARRLADAGAPIIGTSPETIHEAEDRASFNALCERLGLPQPKGKVAETPDQAAALATELGFPLMARPSYVLGGRAMRTVRSMDELTTYLNEVYAAVEGQPSILLDQFLEGALELDVDTLCDGETAVVAGIMEHVEAAGVHSGDSACILPPVTLDPAILARVKADTERLALELGVRGLMNVQWAIKDGTAYILEANPRASRTVPFVSKAVNHPLAKSAARIAVGHTLAQIGLTDTPTPPMYSVKEVHLPFLKFKGVIPTLGPEMKSTGESMGIDTDPYRAFYRAQIGAKNNLPTSGTALLLGDGLDDIATQLQAAGLTVTRQQTEHLPDLLIDVTGSEYLRTALERGVPIVSTKEAAEWTAKAIAAAKNDPLNVKSLQEWVNHQ from the coding sequence TGCCTAAGCGTACTGACCTCCAGACCATCCTGATTCTCGGCAGCGGCCCCATCCAGATCGGGCAGGCAGCCGAGTTCGACTATTCCGGCACGCAGGCCCTCAAGGCCCTGAAGAAGGAAGGCTACCGGGTGGTGCTGGTGAACAGCAACCCCGCGACGATCATGACCGACCCGGACCTGGCGGACGCCACGTACCTGGAACCCCTGACGCCCGAGTTCGTGCGCCGCGTGATCGAGAAGGAACGCCCGGACGCGCTGCTCCCCACCCTGGGCGGGCAGACGGCGCTGAACCTCGCCATGGACCTGAACGCGAACGGCACGCTGGAGGAGTTCGGCGTGGAACTGATCGGCGCGAACGCCGCCGCGATCAGGAAGGGTGAAGACCGCGAGGAATTCCAGGCGGCCATGAAGAAGATCGGCGTGGAAACCGCGCGCGGGCAGATGGTCCACTCGATGGAGGAAGCCGTCGAGTACCAGAAGCAGATCGGGCTCCCCATCGTGATCCGGCCCTCCTTCACGCTGGGCGGCACCGGCGGCGGCATCGCGCACACCTACGAGGAGTTCCTGGCGATCACGGAAGGCGGCCTGCGCGACAGCCCCGTCACGAGCGTGCTGCTGGAGGAATCGATCCTGGGCTGGAAGGAGTACGAGCTGGAGGTCATGCGCGACCACGCCGACACGGTCGTGATCATCACCAGCATCGAGAACTTCGACCCGATGGGCGTCCACACCGGGGACAGCATCACGGTCGCCCCCGCGCAGACCCTGAGTGATGTGGAGTACCAGCGGCTGCGCGACCAGTCCCTGGCGATCATCCGCGAGATCGGCGTGGACACCGGCGGCAGCAACATCCAGTTCGCCGTGAACCCGAAAGACGGCCGCGTGATCGTCATCGAGATGAACCCCCGCGTCAGCCGCAGCAGCGCGCTGGCCAGCAAGGCGACCGGCTTCCCCATCGCCAAGATCGCCGCGCTGCTCGCCGTCGGGTACCACCTCGACGAACTGAAGAACGACATCACCCTGTCCACGCCCGCCTCGTTCGAGCCGAGCATCGACTACGTCGTCACGAAGATCCCCCGTTTCGCGTTCGAGAAGTTCCCCGGCACGCCCGACGCGCTGGGCACCCAGATGCGCAGCGTGGGCGAGGTCATGGCGATCGGCCGCACCTTCAAGGAAAGCCTCCAGAAGGCCATGCGAAGCATCGAGTCCGACGTGCGCGGCGCGTTCGCCGCCATGTCGATCGAGGACCTGCGCGGGCTGCTGTACGGCAACCCCCGCCGCCTGGAAGCCGTGCTGGAACTCCTCCGCCGCGGCGAGACCACCGAGGCTCTGTTCGACGCCACCAAGATCGACCCGTGGTTCCTGAGCCAGCTGAAGGAGATCATCGACGCCGAGACCGAGATCACGCAGCTGGGGCCCATCGGCGAGTGGAAGTACGAGATCTGGCGCGAGGTCAAACGCCTGGGCTTCAGCGACGCCCGCATCGGCGAGATCGTCGGCCTGAGCGAACTCGACGTCCGCGCGCTGCGCAAGGAAGCCAAGGCCACGCCCGTCTACAAGACCGTGGACACCTGCGCCGCCGAATTCGAAGCCTTCACGCCCTACCACTACAGCACGTACGAGTGGGAGGACGAGGTCCGCAGCACCGACAAACCCAAGGTCGTCATCCTGGGATCGGGCCCGAACCGCATCGGGCAGGGCGTCGAATTCGACTACGCCACCGTCCACGCCGTCTGGGCGCTGCAGGAAGCCGGGTACGAGACCATCATGGTCAACAGCAACCCGGAAACGGTCAGCACCGACTACGACACCGCCGACCGCCTGTACTTCGAACCCCTGACGTTCGAGGACGTCATGAACATCGTCGAACACGAGAAACCCGTCGGCGTGATCGTGCAACTCGGCGGGCAGACGCCCCTGAAGCTCGCCCGGCGACTCGCGGACGCCGGAGCCCCCATCATCGGCACCAGCCCCGAAACCATCCACGAAGCCGAGGACCGCGCCAGCTTCAACGCCCTGTGCGAACGCCTCGGCCTGCCCCAACCCAAGGGCAAGGTCGCGGAAACGCCGGATCAGGCCGCCGCGCTCGCCACCGAACTCGGCTTCCCGCTCATGGCCCGCCCCTCCTACGTCCTCGGGGGCCGCGCCATGCGCACCGTCCGCTCCATGGACGAACTCACCACGTACCTCAACGAGGTGTACGCCGCCGTCGAAGGGCAACCCAGCATCCTCCTCGACCAGTTCCTTGAGGGCGCGCTGGAACTCGACGTGGACACCCTCTGCGACGGGGAAACCGCCGTCGTCGCGGGCATCATGGAACACGTCGAAGCCGCCGGCGTCCACTCTGGGGACAGCGCGTGCATCCTCCCGCCCGTCACCCTGGACCCCGCCATCCTGGCGCGCGTCAAGGCCGACACGGAACGCCTCGCCCTGGAACTGGGCGTCAGGGGCCTCATGAACGTCCAGTGGGCCATCAAGGACGGCACCGCGTACATCCTCGAAGCGAACCCACGCGCCAGCCGCACCGTCCCGTTCGTCAGCAAGGCCGTGAACCACCCCCTCGCCAAGAGCGCCGCCCGCATCGCCGTCGGCCACACCCTCGCGCAGATCGGCCTCACCGACACCCCCACCCCCCCCATGTACAGCGTCAAGGAAGTGCACCTGCCCTTCCTTAAATTCAAAGGCGTCATCCCCACCCTCGGCCCCGAAATGAAAAGCACCGGCGAAAGCATGGGCATCGACACCGACCCCTACCGCGCGTTCTACCGCGCGCAGATCGGCGCGAAAAACAACCTCCCCACCAGCGGCACCGCCCTGCTGCTGGGCGACGGACTGGACGACATCGCCACGCAACTGCAGGCGGCGGGCCTGACCGTCACCCGCCAGCAGACCGAGCACCTCCCGGACCTGCTGATAGACGTGACCGGCAGCGAATACCTGCGCACCGCGCTGGAACGCGGCGTGCCCATCGTCAGCACCAAAGAAGCCGCCGAATGGACCGCCAAAGCCATCGCCGCCGCCAAAAACGACCCCCTGAACGTCAAGAGCCTCCAGGAATGGGTGAACCACCAATAA
- a CDS encoding ATP-binding protein, with amino-acid sequence MTLNQSVAVSSFLELEAKKAQELVSFNKINLNGIKDVVSQALDLFGKNGLFSEYTVHNISHINKMLSIAEWIIPSETKARMSRADYLLIVLSIYFHDLGLIVTMDEFNNRDKSGFDRYLQDNLFFGKDGEDYKSEVFSDYPDEIEREKFLYQEFVRANHAKRIRKWIEGKFNAELGYSEKMFKEVDELMSVLPSRFRNDLALVCESHHLNDLDNLDKYIVSQPYGDSDDETGNIQYAAIILRTADLLHITTDRTPSVQFRLINPQNPKSQIEWVKQNAVTRIRPKKITVVDEKGNESEEQSEAIEVFADFSSADGYFGLTSYLTWAEKEIKQNKKWCESAKSKGGGNYIFPWSSIDQSRVNSEGFLKQQFSFSIDQEKILDLLTGHTLYNDPSVVVREIVQNSIDAIKLKNFIKGNSDYRKDYIRIEWDSDKRVLRIIDTGTGMSQQIIENHFLKAGSSRYHDREFKKNHPNFNSISRFGIGVLSCFMISDEVEVITSHSDDEQARHLLLRSVHGKYLISLLDKSTLSEMGIAESGTVITIKVRQSLGDFDVINIAKKWILFPVCKVEVSVDGEEADIVGYENTEKALLSYLDEIGIKAFVEGGEQISGYKIKTVQVGGLSLSYALKWSNYFKEWEFYKIDSWRNRQEIEYTPISTCIEGIRVESGTPGFVGYSIAAIANVTGSEAPKTNVARSGLESTGELIKLLRQIYSSYGGHITSEINNLVNEKNFSLTWAVAEAKWLLPPITEESHSRYRPIRQELLNEELKKIPLILVDIADKRENISIEQLNQYNSFWVIDWDFNSAVNNVLKNAPVSLSIKNIMKELSLESSEMPEEPILSDSQMQSNPYKFAFNGKQIDLIRFNVDLRRLDMRWSQHDPSESLWISQSIRSQARITDIFRGRERSSLSRTSSLKIANSNVIFIGDEKYHGVSSNGNYYIKPDSPIADILKSLIEIFNNTTDDDMLISSAVALSMCSKFIGGAFPVSIEIANRWMGEYYEDQMSEEVLRIILRLNDIDAVHVFDPSVWRREIKGVNGYVEDY; translated from the coding sequence ATGACCCTGAATCAATCAGTTGCTGTTTCATCTTTCCTGGAATTAGAGGCGAAGAAGGCGCAGGAGTTGGTTAGTTTTAATAAGATTAATCTCAATGGAATAAAAGATGTGGTTAGTCAGGCCCTTGATCTCTTTGGTAAAAATGGGCTTTTTTCTGAATACACGGTTCATAATATTTCTCACATAAACAAGATGCTTAGCATTGCGGAGTGGATTATTCCTAGCGAAACAAAGGCTCGTATGTCGCGAGCTGATTATCTTCTTATAGTCTTATCTATTTATTTTCATGATCTCGGCTTGATTGTGACTATGGATGAATTTAATAATCGAGATAAGAGTGGTTTTGACAGATATCTGCAAGATAATTTATTTTTTGGTAAGGATGGAGAAGACTACAAATCTGAGGTCTTTTCTGATTATCCTGACGAAATCGAAAGAGAAAAATTTTTATATCAGGAATTTGTTAGAGCGAATCATGCTAAACGTATTCGTAAGTGGATAGAAGGTAAATTTAATGCAGAGCTGGGATACAGCGAGAAAATGTTTAAAGAAGTTGATGAGCTGATGTCAGTTCTTCCGAGTAGATTTAGAAATGACTTGGCCCTTGTGTGCGAGAGTCATCATCTTAATGATCTGGATAATTTGGATAAGTATATAGTGTCCCAGCCATATGGTGACAGTGATGATGAAACTGGAAATATCCAATACGCTGCAATTATTCTAAGGACGGCAGATTTACTGCATATTACAACAGATAGAACTCCATCAGTACAATTCAGGCTAATCAATCCTCAAAACCCGAAAAGTCAAATAGAGTGGGTAAAGCAAAATGCAGTAACTCGGATAAGACCTAAAAAAATTACTGTAGTCGATGAAAAGGGCAACGAGTCTGAGGAGCAATCTGAGGCAATTGAAGTTTTCGCGGATTTTTCAAGTGCTGACGGTTATTTCGGCCTTACTTCTTATTTGACGTGGGCTGAAAAAGAAATAAAGCAGAATAAGAAGTGGTGCGAGTCGGCAAAATCAAAAGGCGGCGGAAATTATATTTTTCCCTGGTCATCAATTGATCAGAGCAGAGTAAATTCAGAGGGATTCTTAAAGCAGCAATTTTCATTTTCAATAGATCAGGAAAAAATCCTAGATTTATTGACTGGCCATACTCTATATAACGATCCAAGCGTCGTGGTAAGGGAAATTGTACAGAACTCAATAGACGCTATTAAGTTAAAAAACTTCATCAAGGGAAATAGTGATTACAGGAAAGATTATATAAGAATAGAATGGGATTCAGATAAAAGGGTGCTGCGTATTATTGATACCGGAACAGGTATGAGTCAGCAGATAATCGAAAACCATTTCCTGAAAGCCGGATCGTCGCGATATCATGATAGAGAATTTAAGAAAAATCATCCTAATTTCAATTCAATCAGCAGATTTGGAATTGGAGTCCTCTCTTGTTTCATGATATCTGATGAAGTCGAAGTAATTACATCTCATTCGGATGACGAACAGGCGCGGCATTTGCTATTGAGGTCTGTTCATGGTAAATATCTTATTAGTCTGTTGGATAAATCAACGCTATCTGAAATGGGAATAGCCGAGAGCGGTACGGTTATAACAATTAAGGTAAGACAGAGTCTGGGTGACTTTGATGTTATTAACATTGCAAAAAAATGGATACTATTCCCAGTATGTAAAGTTGAAGTGTCTGTAGATGGAGAAGAGGCTGATATAGTTGGGTATGAAAATACCGAAAAGGCATTATTATCTTACTTAGATGAAATCGGGATTAAGGCGTTTGTTGAAGGGGGAGAACAGATTTCGGGATATAAAATAAAAACTGTCCAAGTTGGCGGATTGTCCTTATCTTATGCTTTAAAATGGTCAAACTACTTTAAAGAATGGGAGTTTTATAAGATAGATTCCTGGCGTAATAGGCAGGAAATAGAATATACGCCAATATCTACGTGTATTGAGGGAATTCGCGTCGAGTCGGGCACCCCGGGATTTGTTGGCTACTCAATAGCAGCTATTGCTAACGTAACCGGTTCGGAAGCTCCGAAAACTAATGTGGCGAGATCAGGCCTGGAATCTACGGGGGAATTAATAAAACTTCTGAGGCAAATCTATTCATCATACGGTGGCCACATAACTTCTGAAATCAATAACCTCGTCAATGAGAAAAACTTTTCTTTGACTTGGGCTGTCGCGGAAGCTAAGTGGCTACTTCCTCCTATAACCGAGGAGAGTCATAGCAGATACAGGCCTATACGACAGGAATTGCTTAACGAAGAACTTAAGAAGATCCCACTCATTTTGGTGGATATAGCAGATAAGAGGGAAAATATTTCTATAGAGCAGTTAAATCAATATAATTCCTTCTGGGTCATAGATTGGGATTTTAATAGCGCGGTTAATAATGTATTGAAAAACGCCCCCGTATCACTGTCTATAAAGAACATCATGAAAGAGCTTTCATTGGAGAGTTCGGAGATGCCCGAAGAGCCGATCCTTTCCGATTCGCAGATGCAATCCAATCCGTATAAATTTGCATTTAATGGAAAGCAAATTGACCTAATCAGATTTAATGTTGATCTCAGGAGATTGGATATGCGGTGGAGTCAGCATGATCCATCTGAAAGCCTTTGGATTTCCCAAAGCATTAGAAGCCAGGCAAGAATTACGGATATTTTTAGAGGGAGAGAGCGTAGTTCTCTGTCTCGAACAAGTTCTCTGAAAATTGCTAATTCTAATGTAATATTTATCGGAGATGAAAAATACCATGGTGTTAGTAGTAATGGAAATTATTATATAAAACCTGACTCACCAATAGCTGATATATTGAAAAGTCTAATTGAGATTTTCAATAACACAACTGATGATGATATGCTAATCTCCTCTGCGGTTGCATTAAGTATGTGTTCAAAATTTATTGGTGGCGCATTTCCTGTTAGTATTGAGATTGCAAATAGATGGATGGGCGAGTATTATGAGGATCAGATGTCTGAGGAAGTATTGCGGATAATACTGAGGCTTAACGATATTGATGCTGTGCATGTGTTTGATCCATCGGTTTGGAGAAGAGAGATAAAGGGCGTGAATGGATACGTCGAGGACTATTAA
- the speA gene encoding biosynthetic arginine decarboxylase, with amino-acid sequence MTTPASFSTTDAAELYQVPNWSGGWFRVSDKGQVEVTPTPGLHAPLRAIVDEIVDRGESLPVILRFPQVISGRVKHLNEAFGKAIAEYGYTSHYQGVFPIKVNQRRVVVESIAAAGYDYAHGLEAGSKAELALCLAQRMHPDALLCCNGFKDDGFIKLALWGRTLGKNVVITIEKYSELDRILKQAKALGVRPAIGVRFKLHARGSGQWEESGGDQAKFGLNAYELLRVVERLREEDMLDSLVMLHTHIGSQITDIRRVKVAVREATQTYAGLIAAGAQLKYLNVGGGLGVDYDGSKTTFYASMNYTVQEYASDIVYTVQETCKARGVPEPVIVSESGRALTAHHAVLILPVVDVTGPTRDLEDLAPADENSHQIIKDMEDILANITARNYRESYNDAVGDKQTLHNLFDLGYVTLPDRARGEALFNAILRKVAKLIQNEKYVPDELEDLQKVLADKYICNFSLFQSLPDNWAIQALFPIVPLDRLNEKPTRQATLVDITCDSDGKIEKFIDLRDVKATLPLHEPGNKPYYLGVFLMGAYQDVLGSAHNLFGKVSEAHVTLRPGGRFHIDLFVRGQKARRMIESMGYEEPMLRDSIEDQADAAIKNGILTNEQEHELLEDYGEELLGYTYLEYEN; translated from the coding sequence CACCGACGCCGCCGAACTGTACCAGGTGCCCAACTGGAGCGGCGGGTGGTTCCGCGTGTCCGACAAGGGCCAGGTGGAGGTCACCCCCACCCCCGGCCTGCACGCCCCCCTGCGCGCCATCGTGGACGAGATCGTCGACCGCGGCGAGAGCCTGCCCGTCATCCTGCGCTTCCCGCAGGTGATCAGCGGCCGCGTGAAGCACCTGAACGAAGCGTTCGGGAAGGCCATCGCCGAGTACGGGTACACCAGCCACTACCAGGGCGTGTTCCCCATCAAGGTCAACCAGCGCCGCGTGGTCGTCGAGAGCATCGCCGCCGCCGGGTACGACTACGCGCACGGCCTGGAGGCCGGCAGCAAGGCCGAACTCGCGCTGTGCCTCGCGCAGCGCATGCACCCCGACGCGCTGCTGTGCTGCAACGGCTTCAAGGACGACGGGTTCATCAAACTGGCCCTGTGGGGCCGCACCCTCGGCAAGAACGTCGTCATCACCATCGAGAAGTACAGCGAACTCGACCGCATCCTCAAGCAGGCCAAGGCGCTCGGCGTGCGCCCCGCCATCGGCGTGCGCTTCAAACTGCACGCGCGCGGCTCGGGGCAGTGGGAGGAATCCGGCGGGGACCAGGCAAAATTCGGCCTGAACGCCTACGAACTCCTGCGCGTCGTCGAACGCCTGCGGGAAGAGGACATGCTCGACAGTCTGGTCATGCTGCACACCCACATCGGGTCGCAGATCACCGACATCCGCCGCGTGAAGGTCGCCGTGCGCGAAGCCACGCAGACGTACGCGGGCCTGATCGCCGCCGGGGCGCAGCTGAAGTACCTGAACGTCGGCGGCGGCCTCGGCGTGGACTACGACGGGTCCAAGACCACCTTCTACGCCAGCATGAACTACACCGTGCAGGAATACGCCTCGGACATCGTGTACACCGTCCAGGAAACCTGCAAGGCCCGAGGCGTCCCCGAACCCGTCATCGTCAGCGAATCCGGCCGGGCGCTCACCGCGCACCACGCCGTGCTGATCCTCCCGGTCGTGGACGTCACCGGCCCCACCCGCGACCTCGAAGACCTCGCCCCCGCCGACGAGAACAGCCACCAGATCATCAAGGACATGGAAGACATCCTGGCGAACATCACCGCCCGGAACTACCGCGAGTCCTACAACGACGCCGTCGGCGACAAACAGACCCTCCACAACCTCTTCGACCTCGGCTACGTCACCCTGCCCGACCGCGCCCGCGGCGAGGCGCTGTTCAACGCCATCCTCCGCAAGGTCGCCAAACTCATCCAGAACGAGAAGTACGTCCCGGATGAACTGGAAGACCTGCAGAAGGTCCTGGCGGACAAGTACATCTGCAACTTTTCACTGTTCCAGAGCCTCCCGGACAACTGGGCCATCCAGGCGCTGTTCCCTATCGTCCCGCTGGACCGCCTGAACGAGAAACCCACCCGGCAGGCCACCCTGGTCGACATCACCTGCGACAGCGACGGCAAGATCGAGAAATTCATCGACCTGCGCGACGTCAAAGCCACCCTGCCGCTGCACGAACCCGGCAACAAACCTTACTACCTGGGCGTGTTCCTCATGGGCGCCTACCAGGACGTGCTCGGCAGCGCCCACAACCTCTTCGGGAAGGTCAGCGAAGCGCACGTCACCCTGCGCCCCGGCGGCCGCTTCCACATCGACCTGTTCGTCCGCGGCCAGAAAGCCCGCCGCATGATCGAATCGATGGGCTACGAGGAACCCATGCTGCGCGACAGCATCGAAGATCAGGCCGACGCCGCCATCAAGAACGGCATCCTGACCAACGAACAGGAACATGAACTCCTCGAAGACTACGGCGAGGAACTCCTCGGGTACACGTACCTCGAATACGAGAACTGA